One stretch of Chryseobacterium fluminis DNA includes these proteins:
- a CDS encoding thioredoxin fold domain-containing protein, which produces MKKIFSGLFLISSIITFAQEAIQFQDIPFKDLITKAKKENKIVFIDAYASWCGPCKMMEKNIFTQKAVGDYYNANFVNARIDMEKGEGREIAAKYGVRSYPTYLFLNGDGELVSQNFGYMEEASFISMAKEINSPNNKKGSLKERFAKGEKDPEFLINIMKLNSASDFNFAKTASERYFQNKKATEELSKEDIGFLLFFLKSADDPNYKVFTEKKADIIRYLPEETYNEFDNQIKLSKVVEQSIDDKNKRINEDYFMKTAEPLVGKYHAQLKLNQTKLSYYEQNANFAEYEKAALEYYKNSESFEPNELLKAAWIFSEHVKTPSSLKKAAEWAEKSVMRTETSENTYILAKLYYLNGNKEMAKTYAEMSRDMAKQANKDSALAEELLKQIK; this is translated from the coding sequence ATGAAGAAGATTTTCTCCGGATTATTTTTAATTTCCTCTATCATAACATTTGCGCAGGAAGCGATCCAGTTTCAGGATATTCCTTTTAAGGATCTTATTACAAAGGCAAAAAAAGAGAACAAAATTGTTTTTATCGATGCCTATGCTTCATGGTGCGGTCCCTGTAAAATGATGGAGAAAAACATATTTACCCAAAAAGCTGTCGGTGATTATTATAATGCCAATTTTGTCAACGCCAGAATTGATATGGAAAAAGGGGAAGGAAGAGAAATCGCGGCAAAATATGGTGTCCGGTCCTACCCTACTTATCTATTTTTGAATGGTGATGGTGAACTGGTTTCTCAAAACTTCGGCTATATGGAAGAAGCTTCTTTTATATCCATGGCTAAAGAAATCAATTCTCCTAACAATAAAAAGGGCTCTCTTAAAGAGCGTTTCGCTAAGGGAGAAAAAGATCCTGAATTCCTCATCAACATCATGAAATTGAATTCTGCTTCTGATTTTAACTTTGCAAAAACAGCTTCCGAAAGGTATTTTCAAAATAAAAAAGCTACAGAGGAGCTTTCGAAAGAAGACATCGGATTTCTGCTGTTTTTTCTGAAATCTGCTGATGATCCGAACTACAAAGTTTTTACCGAAAAGAAAGCGGACATTATCAGGTATCTGCCTGAGGAAACTTATAACGAATTTGATAATCAGATCAAACTTTCAAAAGTAGTGGAACAGTCTATCGATGACAAAAACAAAAGGATCAATGAAGACTATTTCATGAAAACAGCAGAGCCTCTGGTAGGAAAATACCATGCGCAGCTTAAATTAAACCAGACAAAACTAAGCTACTACGAACAGAACGCAAATTTTGCCGAGTATGAAAAAGCAGCACTGGAGTATTATAAAAATTCCGAATCTTTCGAACCTAATGAATTGCTGAAAGCAGCATGGATATTTTCTGAGCATGTAAAAACGCCTTCCTCTCTGAAAAAAGCTGCTGAGTGGGCAGAAAAATCAGTGATGAGAACGGAAACCTCTGAAAACACCTACATTCTTGCAAAGCTTTATTATCTTAACGGAAATAAAGAGATGGCAAAAACGTATGCAGAAATGTCCCGGGATATGGCTAAACAGGCTAATAAGGACTCTGCTTTGGCAGAAGAATTGTTAAAGCAAATCAAATAA